The Nicotiana tabacum cultivar K326 chromosome 14, ASM71507v2, whole genome shotgun sequence genome contains a region encoding:
- the LOC107802380 gene encoding uncharacterized protein LOC107802380: MSNKSPIFHFVEPQHFSDYGFDPQIDYFQILEEARKHKIRETARSSIDTVHFKLQKPISKDESSKKIKKNSSRKKWWKNALLFFKRSSNSKNDKISGDGDLDVDGEVHRRCATFRGSVSGPVYITESRSGSNTPCRTTSRPSSGPLAGTLTPSRKGDFEIPYINLREFNMDPQQHRISTTSAMPIYLVT; the protein is encoded by the exons atgtcAAACAAATCCCCCATTTTTCACTTTGTTGAACCTCAACACTTCAGTGACTATGGCTTCGACCCTCAAATCGATTATTTTCAG ATTTTGGAAGAAGCAAGAAAGCACAAGATTAGAGAAACGGCAAGATCTTCTATAGATACAGTTCATTTCAAGCTACAAAAACCAATCTCAAAAGACGAATCttcaaaaaagataaagaaaaacaGTAGCCgcaaaaaatggtggaaaaatgctCTGCTATTTTTCAAGAGGAGCAGTAattccaaaaatgacaaaatctcCGGCGACGGTGATCTTGACGTCGACGGCGAAGTTCACCGCCGGTGTGCTACTTTCCGGGGATCAGTATCTGGACCGGTTTATATTACTGAGAGCAGAAGTGGGTCAAACACGCCTTGCCGTACAACCAGCCGTCCGTCGTCCGGTCCACTCGCTGGCACTTTGACTCCTAGCCGGAAAGGTGATTTCGAGATCCCGTACATTAACCTCAGGGAATTTAACATGGACCCGCAGCAGCATAGGATCTCGACAACTTCAGCTATGCCCATATATTTGGTTACGTGA